From a single Populus trichocarpa isolate Nisqually-1 chromosome 17, P.trichocarpa_v4.1, whole genome shotgun sequence genomic region:
- the LOC18099404 gene encoding heavy metal-associated isoprenylated plant protein 21, producing the protein MGALDYLSNFCTVTSTRSKRKPMQTVEIKVKMDCDGCERRVKNAVTSMKGVKTVEVIRKQSRVVVSGYVDPNKVLRRVKSTGKVAEFWPYIPQHLVYYPYVSGAYDKRAPAGYVRNVVQAYPASNAPEDNIVSLFSDDNVNACSIM; encoded by the exons ATGGGAGCTCTTGATTACCTCTCCAACTTTTGCACTGTCACCAGCACAAGAAGCAAACGAAAACCAATGCAG ACAGTTGAGATCAAGGTGAAGATGGACTGTGATGGCTGCGAAAGAAGAGTAAAAAATGCTGTCACCTCCATGAAAG GAGTAAAGACGGTGGAAGTGATCAGAAAACAAAGCAGGGTGGTGGTTAGTGGATATGTTGATCCAAACAAAGTCTTAAGAAGAGTGAAGAGCACAGGAAAGGTAGCTGAATTTTGGCCATATATCCCTCAACATCTAGTTTACTATCCTTATGTTTCCGGTGCCTATGACAAGAGGGCACCCGCGGGCTATGTTCGCAATGTTGTGCAAGCTTATCCAGCCTCAAATGCACCTGAAGACAACATTGTATCTCTCTTTAGTGATGATAATGTGAATGCTTGTTCCATCATGTAA